A region of the Nitrososphaerales archaeon genome:
TGCTTGTAACCGTGTACAACAATGAGATGAGGAAGAAGAGGGAATGCATAGTCGCACCTGGGTCTACTTTTGCAAAGGAGGTGCTCAGGGTGATGAAGGATCAGGGTTACATTGAGAATTTCCAGTATATACAAGATGGAAGAGGAGGAAAATTCAAAATACAATTGTTTGCCAAGATCAACAAATGTGGAGTTATTACTCCCAGGTTTAGCGTTAAGCATAATCAATATACGAGCTGGGAGAGGCAATATCTGCCATCATACCAAAGAGGCATACTCATCGTATCTACACCACAGGGTGTGATGTCCCATCATGAGGCGGAGCAGAAGGGAATTGGAGGTGTACTTGTAGGTTATGTCTATTAAAAGCGAAGTTAAACCTGAGAAGGAAGAGATTGTAGCTGAAATAGAGATTCCTGATAAGGTTATTGCGAAATTCGCTAACAACATCCTTGAGATTAGCGGTCCAAAGGGAACTGTGAGGAAAGATTTTCTGAAGATCCCTGTTAATCTAGCTGTTGATAACAAGCGAATAACCATTACGCCTTTTGGTAGTAGAAGGAAGGATCGGGCCGTTACTAATACATGTAGGTCTGTGATTAGAAACATGATCACAGGTGTTCTAGAGGGATATACATACAAATTGAAAATAGTTTACGCGCATTTTCCGATTTCAATAAAGATCAAAGGTAAGCAAATATCTATCGAGAACTTTTTTGGGGAGAGATCACCACGTGTTGTCGACATCATTGGAGATTGCAAGGCAAGCGTTGAGGGTGAGGATCTGGTTGTCAAGGGTCCTAGCCTTGAAGATGTCTCACAAACAGCTGCGAACGTGGAACTCGGAACCTTGATTAAAGAAAAAGACAAACGCGTCTTCCTTGATGGTCTCTACATCTATTCTAGAGAAAAAGGAATGTAATTTATCATAGGAAAGATTAAATCATAATCTTTTATGAACCTCAGTGTCGCCGCCGTAGCTCAGCATGGTAGAGCAACTGGCTGTTAGCTGACTGGTAGAAACCAGTGGGTCGTCGGTTCGAGTCCGACCGGCGGCGCATGTGTAATCTTTCAAAATTCGAATTTTGAAAGAGCTTATGCCAAAAATATTTGTAAACTCAATCATCTGATAGGGTTGCGATTAAAATTACACATTTCAAAGATGAATAATGTCAGTGCAGTGCATACGTTGATAATACTTCGACAAACGTGCTTGATAGAGAATAATAGATCATGAATCTGCCATCGGTTTATCAATATTAATATGCATCACCTGTTTGAACTGTGACAGCATCTTACGAATGCTGTTGAAAATGGGAGGCGTAGCATACAGCATTTGCGTGTGTCAAAACCATCCATTAATCTGACCCAACATTTTACCACATCAGATACCATGGTGTCAGAGGTTCGTTTCTATGCTGCCGGTTAAAAGAATCGTGTCTAGCATGTCCTCCTAACCCCTTACAAGTCATAATTTAGACGCAGGTGGTATGTATGTTGTAGTATGTGTATAGCAACACCTCTGCTAACATATCAAGATGTTTTACTTTTGTTCATATGCTCAAGGCATACATACCCCCTGACAACCGAAAAATGAAGCTATTCGTAAATAATGGGTGTGTATGTTACGACCTTAGGTAGAGTTTCTTACAAGAACCTTCATGACTTTGCCTTTTACTATAGTCTTGTCTTCCCAGTATTGTTTACTGCCCCTAGTCTTTCTATCGCTTTCATTCTTCACCATGATGAGAATCTTGCAATTCGGACATTCATAGGCATATGTTTTTTCACTATTTCTAGCAAAGGGGTTGCTCATATCACGTCTGTACCATACCTTTTTTCTGCAAAAAAGGCAGCTTACCATGTTCAACTAATTACTATGAACGCTTTAACCGGAATTGTTAGCATAACTTTTCACATTTATGCCAAAATATTGATCAATTATGTCTGCTCAAATTTATTTTAGCAACTTTTCAAAATTCGAATTTTGAAAGATTAATAAGCAAAGAGCAGATGCATTAGTTGATGGTACAGAATACTGATCACATTCTGCAGATAAACGTGAAGATACCCATAGAAGAGGAACAGATAAGGGAATTACAAGATTACTTTAATTCGTTGCCCATGGAGGAAATACTCCTGGGATTGCGTTTTACTTACAAGCGGTGGAGTGCTAAGAAGGGAGGATTCCTCATGGTGGGCAGAAAGAGCAAGATCAAGCGTGAGGTTCAATTGCTTACAGCAGATCAGGCTAAATGGAGATTGAAGAACTGGAAGATAATGATCAAGAATTACAGAGATCATGGCTATAGTTATCCTACAATATCGAGAATTAAAAGATCATTGCAGGAAATTGCTCAATCTAGGTGAGCATCTCGTTATCAGATAGTTTCTCTGATGATTTCTTCATCGATGTCATTGGTAGGTCTGGTAGCTTGCTCTTTACCTCTTGTTCAACGACCGAAGCTGCTTCATCAAGTATTGCTTGGGCGTCAGTAGTAGACGCTTGATTTGCAATGTTAATGCCATTATTAGCAACCTGCCCTGATTCAATCAATATCCCACTTAACAACTGCGAAATTTCTTCCATCTGATTATCTATTTGCGGCATCATGCCTACCAAACCAGATCTTACGTTTTTTACAACTGCCATAGCGGGGCTAAGCGTGACCACAACATCACCAAGTTCTGTTATGGTACTTAAGCGGAGATGGATCTGTTCTAATGCTAACTTTGCATGACTTACCATCCTCATAATTTTGCGAATCTGTGATAATTCGTTCGATAAAACCATCGAATATTCCGTATCATGCTGCTGCATAGCGGAAACTACCTTCCTGAATAACGCTTGGTCTCTTTCCTTCAGCTTTGATGCAACAATATCTAGTCTAGATACCTGCAACTGTAAATTGCGTTGTGCCTCCTCAATACGTGGTTTCAGTGCTGGCGGGGGCTTGATCGTACGCTTAAGTTTCTCGGTGAAGCTAGGTTTCTCAGATCTTGTCCATTTCGATATAAACGTCACAATAACCCCTCTACTGCTGGGTTTAAAACGGATTGTGTTACCACATGTTGCGTCACTGCGGCGACAGTAACCAGCGGTGACAAGCTGATATCATACTGATATAAAACGGGTTACCTTACAAAAGGCATCTAAAGTGTCATTGATGTAATTATCGAGTAGCGAGGTCATCGATACCCTTATCCTCGCACTTCCTTTTGGAACTGTGGGATACCGTATGGCCTGCGCAAAAACCCCCTCTTTGAGCAACATCTTTGAAAATTCTAGAGATCTCCTTTCGTCGCCTATTAGTATTGGTATTATGTGACTCGATGAACCAACATTCAAACCCATATTCATTAAACCTTCCCTAAACTTCCTTACATTATTCCATAATTTTCTCTGCTGTAAACCTTTCATACAGATCTTCAATGCAACAATAGATGCTGATGCAAATCCCGTTGGCAAAGCAGATGTATAGATAAACTGCCGTGATTTGTTGATCAAATACTCCATCAATTCACTATTGCCTGTAGCGTATCCGCCAAAAGAGCCTAAACCCTTGCTCATGCTGCTTACTATAACATCAACATACCTTTCCGCATTCAAATATTCCGTTGTACCTCTAAAATGTTTACCATACACAAAATCACCATGGGCGTCGTCAACTATTAGCAACGCATCGTTCTCTTGCGAAACCTTCCCAATTTCTTTCAAATCCGCTAAATCCCCATCCATGCTGAACACCCCCTCTGTAACTACTAATTTGTGCCTATATCCTCCCACAGATAGCGTGGATTGCAGATCTTCAACGTTGTTATGTTTGAACACAATTACGCTAGCGCCACTCAGTTTACAGGCATCAACTATGCTGGCATGATTAAGTTCATCGCTAGCTATTAGATCACCTTTACGTGCTAGGTTTGAGATGACTCCCAAATTCGCCATATACCCTGTTGGGTATACGAGGGCACTCTCACGGCGCTTCTGTTTTGCCAAATTAGATTCAAGTTCTTCTAATGTGCTACTATTACCAGAGACTAACCTAGAACTGCACTGTGATATACCATTTTTTATCGCATAGATCATCGATCTTATTACTCGTTGGTTGCGTGAAAGACCAAGATAGTCGTTTGAGCACAGAAGTATAACCTTCTTGCCATTTATTTTCGCTGTTGGTCCTAGAGCATCTATAGTAATCAGTGTCCTGTAGAGATTATCTTTCTGCAAAAATTCCAATTCATTTCTAAAATCCATAACTTCATGCTTTGAGGCCAAGTTCCTTTATCATCCTTATATCTTTTTCAGGTTCATTGCCCCCTACAGTAAGATATCCCCCTGTGATTATTCCGTTTGCTCCTCCAAGGAGTGCAAGCGCTTGCAAATTACCAAGGTAAACCTCTCTGCCACCAGCGATCTTTATTATCGATCTTGGGAGTATGAACCTATAAACGGCTATGGTCTTTATCAGTTCCATGGGGTCTAACG
Encoded here:
- a CDS encoding 30S ribosomal protein S8; protein product: MAAQNVLSNLLVTVYNNEMRKKRECIVAPGSTFAKEVLRVMKDQGYIENFQYIQDGRGGKFKIQLFAKINKCGVITPRFSVKHNQYTSWERQYLPSYQRGILIVSTPQGVMSHHEAEQKGIGGVLVGYVY
- a CDS encoding 50S ribosomal protein L6, whose amino-acid sequence is MSIKSEVKPEKEEIVAEIEIPDKVIAKFANNILEISGPKGTVRKDFLKIPVNLAVDNKRITITPFGSRRKDRAVTNTCRSVIRNMITGVLEGYTYKLKIVYAHFPISIKIKGKQISIENFFGERSPRVVDIIGDCKASVEGEDLVVKGPSLEDVSQTAANVELGTLIKEKDKRVFLDGLYIYSREKGM
- a CDS encoding Snf7 family protein, whose translation is MTFISKWTRSEKPSFTEKLKRTIKPPPALKPRIEEAQRNLQLQVSRLDIVASKLKERDQALFRKVVSAMQQHDTEYSMVLSNELSQIRKIMRMVSHAKLALEQIHLRLSTITELGDVVVTLSPAMAVVKNVRSGLVGMMPQIDNQMEEISQLLSGILIESGQVANNGINIANQASTTDAQAILDEAASVVEQEVKSKLPDLPMTSMKKSSEKLSDNEMLT
- a CDS encoding aminotransferase class I/II-fold pyridoxal phosphate-dependent enzyme, producing MASKHEVMDFRNELEFLQKDNLYRTLITIDALGPTAKINGKKVILLCSNDYLGLSRNQRVIRSMIYAIKNGISQCSSRLVSGNSSTLEELESNLAKQKRRESALVYPTGYMANLGVISNLARKGDLIASDELNHASIVDACKLSGASVIVFKHNNVEDLQSTLSVGGYRHKLVVTEGVFSMDGDLADLKEIGKVSQENDALLIVDDAHGDFVYGKHFRGTTEYLNAERYVDVIVSSMSKGLGSFGGYATGNSELMEYLINKSRQFIYTSALPTGFASASIVALKICMKGLQQRKLWNNVRKFREGLMNMGLNVGSSSHIIPILIGDERRSLEFSKMLLKEGVFAQAIRYPTVPKGSARIRVSMTSLLDNYINDTLDAFCKVTRFISV